The following are encoded in a window of Halosolutus halophilus genomic DNA:
- a CDS encoding helix-turn-helix domain-containing protein — protein sequence MSIEIVDAEHSASAERSEVRSVAEGGIVAQLRLDHPELFLQPTLRREPNVTVEPDYWTTIETGRTLVFVTAYGSDGDFDRFETGLKTDPTVSDPVCVDRYPDRRIYRVELADRTTRIVSKTAEFDGRLLDCCSSRDGWLVQLRFPDRDALVDFNGFCRDQDVSVAVEHLRVSDDQDDGVVALTEKQQELLTVAHEEGYFDVPRGISQDELADRLGVSKSAVSQRLRRAIGALCASSLSTR from the coding sequence GTGAGCATCGAGATCGTCGACGCCGAGCACAGCGCCTCGGCGGAACGGTCCGAGGTCCGTTCGGTGGCCGAGGGTGGCATCGTCGCGCAACTCCGTCTCGACCACCCGGAACTGTTTCTGCAACCGACCCTTCGCCGGGAACCGAACGTGACGGTCGAACCGGACTACTGGACCACGATCGAGACGGGCCGAACGCTCGTCTTCGTCACCGCGTACGGTTCCGACGGCGACTTCGATCGATTCGAGACCGGCCTCAAGACGGACCCGACCGTCTCCGATCCGGTCTGCGTCGATCGCTACCCGGATAGGCGAATCTACCGCGTCGAACTCGCCGACCGAACGACCCGTATCGTGTCCAAGACCGCCGAGTTCGACGGGCGACTCCTCGACTGTTGCAGTAGCCGCGACGGCTGGCTGGTGCAACTCCGGTTCCCGGATCGGGACGCACTCGTGGACTTCAACGGGTTTTGCCGCGACCAGGACGTGTCGGTCGCGGTCGAACACCTGCGCGTCTCCGACGATCAGGACGACGGCGTCGTCGCCCTGACGGAGAAACAACAGGAGTTGCTTACCGTCGCCCACGAGGAGGGGTACTTCGACGTTCCCCGGGGAATCTCGCAGGACGAACTGGCCGATCGGCTCGGCGTCTCGAAGTCGGCGGTCTCCCAGCGACTCCGGCGGGCGATCGGCGCGCTCTGTGCGTCGTCGCTGTCCACCCGGTAA
- a CDS encoding DUF5786 family protein encodes MGFGSYDESEQQQQSADDEDDVEAVNVHENDHDGQMSFESDVTTDELVSKLGSMKDDESED; translated from the coding sequence ATGGGTTTTGGTAGCTACGACGAGTCCGAACAACAGCAACAGTCGGCGGACGACGAGGACGACGTAGAGGCAGTCAACGTCCACGAGAACGACCACGATGGACAGATGTCCTTCGAGTCCGACGTCACCACGGACGAACTCGTCTCCAAGCTCGGCTCGATGAAAGACGACGAATCAGAAGACTAA
- the glmS gene encoding glutamine--fructose-6-phosphate transaminase (isomerizing), which produces MCGIIGRVGTGNAIETLLSGLENLEYRGYDSAGVAVQNGSGIDVQKRSGKVEELKASIDDRPIEGEVGIGHTRWSTHGPPTDENAHPHTDGTEDVAVVHNGIIENYAELKEWLVTRGHEFTSDTDTEVIPHLVQYYLDEGLPNEAAFRRAIDDLEGSYAITAMLSGEHVLYAARQGSPLVVGMEEGEYFLASDVPAFLEYTETVVYLEDGDVVIVDEDGVEFTDLDGNPVSREPETVDWDPEQAGKGEYAHFMLKEIHEQPTALAQAIEGRIDPGTGRIALEDFEPGTFEGIESVQLVACGTSYHAARYGSLALNGAGVQATALLANEYSVSAPPVDDDTLVIAVTQSGETADTLNALRLAGADGAKTLTLTNVVGSTAAREADDALFIRAGPEIGVAATKTFSSQAVMLLLLAQRLAADVRGEPRADLDALLPELAAMPDRIDAVLDASAADRVARRYADSESYFFIGRGLGFPVALEGALKFKEITYEHAEGFASGELKHGPLALVTPETPVFAIFTGEEDEKTLKNAEEAQTRGAPVVAVCPDDHRAVAVADDHLRIPETDSDLAGLLANVQLQLLSYHAADLLDRPIDKPRNLAKSVTVE; this is translated from the coding sequence ATGTGTGGAATTATCGGCCGGGTGGGGACCGGCAACGCTATCGAGACGCTCCTGTCGGGACTCGAGAACCTCGAGTACCGTGGCTACGACTCCGCCGGGGTCGCCGTCCAGAACGGCTCCGGGATCGACGTCCAGAAACGCTCCGGGAAGGTCGAAGAACTCAAAGCGTCGATCGACGACCGCCCGATCGAGGGGGAGGTCGGAATCGGGCACACCCGCTGGAGCACGCACGGCCCGCCGACCGACGAGAACGCCCACCCCCACACCGACGGGACCGAGGACGTGGCTGTCGTCCACAACGGGATCATCGAAAACTACGCCGAACTGAAAGAGTGGCTCGTCACCCGGGGCCACGAGTTCACCAGCGACACCGACACCGAAGTCATCCCGCATCTCGTCCAGTACTATCTCGACGAAGGGCTCCCGAACGAGGCGGCCTTCCGGCGAGCGATCGACGACCTCGAGGGGAGTTACGCCATCACAGCGATGCTCTCCGGCGAACACGTTCTCTACGCGGCACGGCAGGGCTCACCGCTGGTCGTCGGCATGGAGGAGGGCGAGTACTTCCTCGCGAGCGACGTGCCGGCCTTCCTCGAGTACACCGAGACCGTCGTTTACCTGGAAGACGGCGACGTCGTGATCGTCGACGAGGACGGCGTCGAGTTCACCGATCTCGACGGAAATCCCGTCTCGAGAGAGCCGGAAACCGTCGATTGGGACCCGGAACAGGCCGGCAAGGGCGAGTACGCTCACTTCATGCTCAAGGAAATCCACGAACAGCCGACCGCGCTGGCCCAGGCGATCGAGGGCCGGATCGATCCCGGGACCGGCCGGATCGCCCTGGAGGACTTCGAACCCGGAACGTTCGAGGGAATCGAGAGCGTCCAGCTCGTCGCCTGCGGCACATCCTACCACGCTGCCCGCTACGGATCGCTCGCCCTGAACGGGGCCGGCGTCCAGGCGACCGCGCTACTGGCGAACGAGTACAGCGTGTCGGCACCGCCGGTCGACGACGACACGCTCGTCATCGCAGTCACCCAGAGCGGCGAGACGGCCGATACCCTGAACGCCCTTCGACTGGCCGGCGCCGACGGTGCCAAAACGCTCACGCTCACCAACGTCGTCGGGTCGACCGCCGCACGCGAGGCCGACGACGCGCTCTTCATCCGTGCGGGCCCGGAGATCGGCGTCGCCGCGACCAAGACGTTCTCCTCGCAGGCCGTCATGCTCTTGTTGCTCGCCCAGCGACTCGCCGCCGACGTCCGTGGCGAGCCGCGGGCCGATCTCGACGCGCTCCTCCCGGAACTCGCCGCCATGCCCGATCGGATCGACGCGGTACTCGACGCTTCGGCGGCCGATCGGGTCGCCAGGCGCTACGCGGACAGCGAGTCGTACTTCTTCATCGGTCGGGGACTCGGCTTCCCGGTCGCGCTCGAAGGGGCCCTGAAGTTCAAGGAGATCACCTACGAACACGCCGAAGGATTCGCCTCGGGCGAACTCAAACACGGGCCGCTCGCGCTCGTGACCCCGGAGACCCCGGTCTTCGCCATCTTCACCGGCGAAGAGGACGAGAAGACCCTGAAGAACGCCGAGGAGGCCCAGACCCGCGGCGCGCCGGTCGTCGCGGTCTGCCCCGACGACCATCGGGCGGTCGCAGTCGCGGACGACCACCTTCGGATTCCCGAGACGGATTCGGACCTCGCCGGGCTGCTCGCGAACGTCCAGCTCCAGCTCCTGTCGTATCACGCGGCGGATCTCCTCGATCGGCCGATCGACAAGCCACGGAACCTCGCGAAGAGCGTCACCGTCGAGTAG
- the glmU gene encoding bifunctional sugar-1-phosphate nucleotidylyltransferase/acetyltransferase, which yields MQAVVLAAGQGTRIRPLSESLPKPMLPVADRPLAAHTVDAAIDAGADEIVLVVGYEQGAVRDYFGAEHRGVPVTYADQREQAGTADAVEAASDQLDGPFAVLNGDNLYDPAAIERLFDACPAVCTVEVPDPRNYGVLSTTDGTVTDIVEKPADPPTNLANAGAYAFPERATEWLDVPASERGEHEITDVLATVVDQFAVTPITLDRWLDVGRPWELLEANEWKLGELDRRIAGEVSDAAHLEGDVVVEPGATIEPGVVIEGPALVRSGASVGPNAYVRGATLIDRNASVGNGVEVKNSILSPGAAVNHLSYVGDSILGRNVNFGAGTTVANLRHDDGDVRFTVKGDRVSTGRRKFGVVVGDGVKTGINTSLTPGLKLSAGSTTRPGEVVDRDR from the coding sequence ATGCAAGCCGTCGTTCTCGCAGCAGGCCAGGGGACCCGGATCCGACCGCTTTCCGAGTCGCTCCCGAAACCGATGTTGCCCGTTGCGGACAGACCGCTCGCCGCGCACACGGTCGACGCCGCGATCGACGCCGGTGCGGACGAGATCGTGCTGGTCGTCGGCTACGAGCAGGGGGCGGTCCGGGACTACTTCGGGGCGGAACACCGCGGCGTCCCGGTCACCTACGCCGACCAACGCGAACAGGCCGGCACGGCGGATGCCGTCGAGGCCGCGAGCGACCAGCTCGATGGTCCGTTCGCGGTCCTGAACGGAGACAACCTGTACGACCCGGCCGCGATCGAACGCCTGTTCGACGCCTGTCCGGCGGTCTGTACCGTCGAAGTACCGGATCCGCGCAACTACGGCGTGCTCAGCACGACCGACGGGACGGTCACGGACATCGTCGAGAAACCGGCCGATCCACCGACGAACCTCGCGAACGCCGGCGCGTACGCGTTCCCCGAGCGGGCGACCGAGTGGCTCGACGTGCCGGCGAGCGAGCGCGGCGAACACGAGATCACGGACGTCCTCGCGACGGTGGTCGACCAGTTCGCCGTCACGCCGATCACCCTCGATCGGTGGCTCGACGTCGGCCGACCGTGGGAACTGCTGGAAGCGAACGAGTGGAAACTCGGCGAACTCGACCGGCGAATCGCCGGCGAGGTGAGCGACGCGGCCCACCTCGAGGGAGACGTCGTCGTCGAACCGGGTGCGACGATCGAACCGGGCGTCGTGATCGAGGGCCCTGCCCTGGTCCGATCGGGCGCGTCGGTCGGGCCGAACGCCTACGTTCGCGGGGCGACGCTGATCGACCGGAACGCGTCGGTCGGCAACGGCGTCGAAGTGAAAAACAGCATCCTCTCCCCGGGTGCCGCCGTCAACCACCTCTCGTACGTCGGTGACAGCATCCTCGGCAGGAACGTGAACTTCGGTGCGGGGACGACCGTCGCAAATCTGCGACACGACGACGGGGACGTCCGATTCACCGTGAAAGGAGACCGCGTCTCGACCGGCCGACGAAAGTTCGGTGTCGTCGTCGGTGACGGCGTCAAGACCGGGATCAACACCAGTCTCACGCCCGGGCTGAAACTCTCGGCCGGGTCGACGACCCGCCCTGGCGAGGTCGTCGACCGCGATCGGTAG
- a CDS encoding DUF7563 family protein — translation MSTEPTDAKWTPMTSGQQTSAPRCVNCGHQVTRQFARVFGDNRDVVHACPECATYREMKTSDFIPKERR, via the coding sequence ATGTCGACTGAACCAACCGACGCCAAGTGGACGCCGATGACGTCAGGTCAGCAAACGAGTGCCCCCCGCTGTGTCAACTGTGGGCACCAGGTTACCCGCCAGTTCGCCCGCGTGTTCGGAGACAACCGCGACGTGGTCCACGCCTGTCCCGAGTGTGCGACCTACCGGGAGATGAAAACGTCCGACTTCATTCCGAAAGAACGCCGCTAG
- the glmM gene encoding phosphoglucosamine mutase, translating to MFGTSGIRGPVGIEVTAELALAVGRAVASDGADRVVVGRDVRDSGRLLTDAVTAGLRECGTDVVDVGIEATPTVARSVSRFDADAGIVVTASHNPPTDNGIKLWTPSGKAFGPDRRDAIERRVRDDEYRLARWDELGDRRHRETARRSHATRLGDAVDVTGSPQIVVDLGNGAGAITASVLDDLGCTVQTLNGHQDGSFPGRPSEPTRETLETLESVVANTDAALGVAHDGDADRLLAVDETGRFVPKDVLFALFAKGVAGEGDRVAAPVDTSLAVDDALDAVGASVTRTRVGDVFVAERTTEDGVVFGGEPSGAWIWPDETLCPDGPLAACKLVELVTSAGSLADLVDAIEQYPIRRTSAEVTGEAAVMNDVRTRVHERYTRVETLDGVRVETDDGWFLIRASGTQPLVRVTAEGRTADAADALFDAATEFVTKSSEAATTDG from the coding sequence ATGTTTGGGACGAGTGGGATCCGCGGTCCGGTCGGGATCGAGGTCACCGCCGAACTCGCACTCGCGGTCGGGCGGGCAGTCGCCTCCGACGGGGCCGATCGCGTCGTCGTGGGACGAGACGTTCGTGACAGCGGTCGATTGCTCACCGACGCGGTCACCGCGGGACTCCGCGAGTGTGGAACCGACGTCGTCGACGTGGGAATCGAGGCGACACCGACCGTCGCGCGGTCGGTATCGAGGTTCGACGCCGACGCGGGCATCGTCGTCACGGCGTCGCACAACCCGCCGACCGACAACGGAATCAAGCTCTGGACGCCGAGCGGCAAGGCGTTCGGTCCGGACAGGCGGGACGCGATCGAACGACGGGTCCGCGACGACGAGTATCGACTGGCGAGGTGGGACGAACTGGGTGACCGGCGACACCGAGAGACGGCCCGGAGAAGCCACGCTACCCGGCTCGGGGATGCCGTCGACGTCACCGGATCACCGCAAATCGTCGTCGATCTCGGGAACGGTGCGGGGGCGATCACCGCGTCGGTGCTCGACGACCTCGGCTGTACGGTCCAGACGTTGAACGGCCACCAGGACGGGTCTTTCCCCGGACGGCCGAGTGAACCCACGCGGGAGACGCTCGAGACGCTCGAGTCGGTCGTCGCGAACACGGATGCCGCCCTCGGCGTCGCACACGACGGCGACGCCGATCGGCTGCTCGCCGTCGACGAGACCGGCCGCTTCGTCCCGAAAGACGTGCTGTTCGCGCTCTTTGCGAAGGGTGTGGCCGGCGAGGGAGACCGGGTCGCTGCACCCGTCGACACGAGCCTCGCCGTCGACGACGCGCTCGACGCCGTGGGTGCGTCGGTCACGCGGACCCGCGTCGGTGACGTCTTCGTCGCCGAACGGACGACCGAGGACGGCGTCGTTTTCGGCGGCGAACCGAGCGGCGCGTGGATCTGGCCCGACGAGACGCTGTGTCCGGACGGGCCGCTCGCGGCGTGCAAACTCGTCGAACTGGTCACCTCGGCGGGGTCACTCGCCGACCTCGTGGACGCGATCGAGCAGTATCCCATCCGGCGGACCTCGGCCGAGGTCACCGGCGAAGCGGCCGTGATGAACGACGTTCGGACACGGGTACACGAGCGCTACACCCGCGTCGAGACGCTCGATGGGGTTCGCGTCGAAACCGACGACGGCTGGTTCCTGATCCGTGCCAGCGGCACGCAACCGCTCGTTCGGGTGACTGCAGAAGGGCGAACGGCGGACGCCGCCGACGCGTTGTTCGACGCGGCGACCGAGTTCGTGACCAAATCGAGCGAGGCCGCGACGACCGACGGGTAA
- a CDS encoding MarR family transcriptional regulator, whose translation MSTSEHESDAEGNAPTRSLGELPPSSKLVYKVLEYEGQLTQEEIARESRLCARTVRYALGKLDDEGLVASRVCLDDARQSKYWIEK comes from the coding sequence ATGAGCACGTCCGAACACGAGTCCGACGCCGAGGGAAACGCGCCGACCCGCTCGCTCGGCGAGCTACCGCCCAGTTCGAAACTCGTCTACAAGGTCCTCGAGTACGAGGGGCAACTGACACAGGAGGAGATCGCCCGGGAGTCGCGGCTGTGTGCCCGGACGGTTCGCTACGCGCTCGGCAAACTCGACGACGAGGGCCTCGTCGCCAGCCGGGTCTGTCTCGACGACGCCCGGCAGTCCAAGTACTGGATCGAGAAGTGA
- a CDS encoding lipid II:glycine glycyltransferase FemX: MSVEVTVLDPRHDAADWNRYVERSDGTNPFYRAEALRLQAQDTGTTLHLLAGFKGQEAVGLFPIFEYSKGPITGVFSPAPRSWSCYLGPSVLNVAKLKRRKADRRIRRFLDGCLEWIDEEISPLYTKFVAAEFEDVRPFVWNEYDVEPEYTYVVDLEGSEDDLLDRFSGDARSNVRNADDDVYAIEEGDVADVARIIEQVQRRYENQGRSFHLSAAFAQSVYEALPDGSIRPYVCRVDGDFLGGILVVESDRTRYRWQGGVKPDADVDVAINDLLDWHVMRDGLRTGLERYDLVGAGVPSINRYKAKFNPRLETNYTITSGSFGIDFVIDTYRKRR; encoded by the coding sequence ATGAGTGTCGAGGTAACAGTACTCGATCCGCGGCACGACGCGGCGGATTGGAACCGTTACGTCGAACGATCGGACGGGACGAACCCGTTCTACCGGGCCGAAGCGCTACGGTTGCAGGCCCAGGACACCGGCACCACGCTGCACCTCCTGGCCGGGTTCAAGGGACAGGAGGCCGTCGGACTCTTTCCGATCTTCGAGTACTCGAAGGGGCCGATCACCGGCGTGTTCTCCCCCGCACCGCGGTCGTGGTCGTGTTACCTCGGTCCGTCCGTCCTGAACGTCGCCAAACTCAAGCGACGGAAGGCCGATCGGCGCATCCGGCGGTTTCTCGACGGCTGTCTCGAGTGGATCGACGAGGAAATCTCGCCGCTGTACACCAAGTTCGTCGCCGCCGAGTTCGAGGACGTCCGTCCGTTCGTCTGGAACGAGTACGACGTCGAACCGGAGTACACCTACGTCGTCGACCTCGAGGGATCCGAGGACGACCTGCTCGACCGATTCAGCGGCGACGCCCGGAGTAACGTGCGCAACGCCGACGACGACGTCTACGCCATCGAAGAGGGTGACGTCGCCGACGTCGCACGGATCATCGAACAGGTCCAGCGCCGCTACGAGAACCAGGGCCGATCGTTCCACTTGAGCGCGGCGTTCGCCCAGTCGGTGTACGAAGCGCTACCCGACGGATCGATCCGGCCGTACGTCTGTCGCGTCGACGGTGACTTTCTCGGGGGGATCCTCGTCGTCGAATCCGATCGGACGCGCTACCGCTGGCAGGGCGGCGTCAAGCCGGACGCGGACGTCGACGTGGCGATCAACGATCTCCTCGACTGGCACGTCATGCGGGACGGGCTCCGAACGGGACTCGAGCGGTACGACCTCGTCGGGGCTGGCGTACCGAGCATCAACCGGTACAAGGCGAAGTTCAACCCGCGGCTCGAGACGAACTACACCATCACGTCCGGGTCGTTCGGGATCGATTTCGTGATCGACACGTATCGCAAGCGCCGGTGA
- a CDS encoding alkaline phosphatase family protein, whose translation MERATDDGDLRLLVLGLDAGCRPVLEPLFESGVMPTVRRLFDGGTSGPLESQIPPWTASAWPSLYTGKNPGKHGVYDFLSFDGYDWDVVNSTYVRERAIWELLSDHGHSSVVVNLPVTHPPREFDGALIPGLTAPEEPACHPEGILAEVEQACGDYRVYPRSGPEPDRSLESYERTLADRGAAFRYLCDRFEPDFGFLQFQLTDSVFHERPGDRRAIEAVYSEVDRQIADTIAETDPENVLVVSDHGMGTVDGHEFRINEFLRERGYVSARSGGDGMPNWSTAWENDLLEGEEASERDQGPLERAMNVAATVGLTTQRVAAALDLIGLKEPIGTRVPNDVLRAASEQVDFPNSRAYVRSKSELGVRINLEGREPNGQVPRAEYDRVRAELVDELSAVETPAGEAMFETVVPRETVFQGPHVDEAPDVVTVPTDFDNAIAADLEKDRFGEPMEPWNHKRTGVVAAAGPAFDESVPLTDASIFDVAPTICSVFDVAVDAAMDGEPLPIVDGSSTTEYPAYDADAITATDDAAVEDRLSDLGYL comes from the coding sequence ATGGAACGTGCGACGGACGACGGCGACCTTCGGCTCCTCGTACTCGGGCTGGACGCCGGCTGTCGACCGGTACTCGAGCCGCTGTTCGAGTCGGGGGTGATGCCGACGGTCCGGCGGTTGTTCGACGGGGGGACGAGCGGCCCGCTCGAGTCACAGATTCCACCGTGGACGGCGAGCGCGTGGCCGTCGTTGTATACGGGGAAAAACCCCGGCAAACACGGTGTCTACGACTTTCTCTCGTTCGACGGCTACGACTGGGACGTCGTCAATTCGACGTACGTTCGGGAACGCGCGATCTGGGAACTGTTGAGCGACCACGGACACAGCAGCGTCGTCGTCAACCTCCCGGTCACTCATCCGCCACGCGAGTTCGACGGCGCACTGATCCCCGGACTGACGGCACCCGAGGAACCGGCCTGTCACCCCGAGGGCATCCTCGCGGAGGTCGAACAGGCCTGCGGCGACTACCGGGTCTACCCCCGGAGCGGTCCCGAACCCGACCGATCGCTCGAGAGCTACGAACGAACGCTCGCGGACCGCGGCGCTGCGTTCAGGTATCTCTGTGACCGGTTCGAACCGGACTTCGGGTTCCTCCAGTTCCAGCTCACGGATTCCGTCTTCCACGAACGACCCGGCGACAGGCGGGCGATCGAAGCGGTCTATAGCGAAGTGGATCGACAGATAGCCGACACGATCGCGGAGACGGACCCCGAGAACGTCCTGGTCGTCAGCGATCACGGAATGGGGACAGTCGACGGCCACGAGTTCCGGATCAACGAGTTCCTGCGGGAGCGGGGGTACGTCAGCGCCCGGAGCGGCGGTGACGGAATGCCGAACTGGTCGACGGCGTGGGAAAACGACCTCCTCGAGGGCGAGGAAGCGAGCGAACGGGATCAGGGCCCCCTCGAGCGAGCGATGAACGTCGCCGCGACGGTGGGGCTGACGACCCAGCGAGTCGCCGCCGCACTGGACCTGATCGGCCTGAAGGAACCGATCGGCACGCGCGTTCCGAACGACGTGCTCAGGGCGGCGAGCGAGCAGGTCGATTTCCCGAACTCGCGCGCGTACGTACGATCGAAGAGCGAACTCGGCGTCCGGATCAATCTCGAGGGTCGGGAGCCGAACGGGCAGGTTCCGCGAGCGGAGTACGATCGAGTTCGGGCGGAACTCGTCGACGAGCTATCGGCAGTCGAAACGCCGGCCGGCGAGGCGATGTTCGAGACCGTCGTCCCCAGGGAGACCGTCTTCCAAGGACCCCACGTCGACGAGGCCCCGGACGTCGTGACGGTACCGACCGATTTCGACAACGCGATCGCCGCCGACCTCGAAAAAGACCGGTTCGGCGAGCCGATGGAACCCTGGAACCACAAGCGGACCGGCGTCGTCGCTGCCGCCGGGCCGGCGTTCGACGAGTCGGTCCCGCTCACCGACGCGTCGATCTTCGACGTCGCGCCGACGATCTGTTCGGTCTTCGACGTGGCCGTCGACGCGGCGATGGACGGCGAACCGTTACCGATCGTCGACGGGAGTTCGACGACGGAGTATCCGGCCTACGACGCGGACGCGATCACGGCCACCGACGACGCGGCCGTCGAAGATCGACTGTCCGATCTCGGGTACCTGTAA
- a CDS encoding ATP-binding protein, translated as MSEQREIHVGESAVGTDLYLPVVEILTGRGFVTGKSGSGKSNTASVLAEELLDAGYPLLIVDTDGEYYGLKEEYEMLHAGADEECDIQIGPEHAEQMATLALEENVPVILDVSGYLDEEVADELLRKIARQLFVKEKKLKKPFLLIVEEVHEYIPEGGGVGETGKLLIKISKRGRKHGLGILGISQRPADVKKDFITQANWLVWHRLTWDNDTKVVGRIIDTEYSELVSDLNDGQAFVQTDWTEVDVRKVQFRRKRTFDAGATPGLDDFERPELKSVSDALVGDLQDISERKEREENRIVELENELEKKEKRIETLEDELESARDVSSAAKQMADALTRPETVQTHLPNTDQDRRRLHDELADLEAERDDLEAERDDLEAKLADRDDRIDDLAAEVARLSSVNERLRERLDEAERDSGNGSESAPTEDRIVQAAGEDHEFGYANVDESNPEGEILVADADTNGRVEFGPTWLDDRITRACDNSQCSKPTAREIVTELARSGPLESEAVARSVGRSPVAVQSLLSELRTESVLDRPAERTYTLSETARSKLRSAVAGD; from the coding sequence GTGAGCGAGCAGCGGGAGATCCACGTCGGCGAGAGCGCCGTCGGAACCGATCTGTACCTCCCCGTCGTCGAGATTCTGACCGGTCGCGGATTCGTCACCGGGAAGTCGGGGTCGGGAAAGTCGAACACGGCCTCCGTCCTGGCCGAAGAGTTGCTCGACGCGGGATACCCCCTGCTGATCGTCGACACCGACGGCGAGTACTACGGACTCAAAGAGGAGTACGAGATGCTCCACGCGGGGGCCGACGAAGAGTGTGACATCCAGATCGGGCCGGAACACGCCGAACAGATGGCGACGCTCGCGCTCGAGGAGAACGTCCCCGTCATCCTCGACGTCTCGGGCTACCTCGACGAGGAGGTGGCCGACGAACTCCTCCGGAAGATCGCGCGACAACTGTTCGTCAAGGAGAAGAAGCTGAAGAAACCGTTCCTGCTGATCGTCGAGGAAGTCCACGAGTACATTCCGGAAGGCGGCGGCGTCGGCGAAACCGGAAAACTCCTGATCAAGATCAGCAAACGCGGACGCAAACACGGACTCGGGATCCTCGGGATCAGCCAGCGACCAGCGGACGTCAAAAAGGATTTCATCACGCAGGCGAACTGGCTCGTCTGGCACCGGCTGACGTGGGACAACGACACGAAAGTCGTCGGTCGGATCATCGACACCGAGTACTCGGAACTCGTCTCGGACCTGAACGACGGACAGGCGTTCGTCCAGACCGACTGGACCGAAGTCGACGTCCGAAAGGTGCAGTTTCGCCGGAAGCGAACGTTCGACGCCGGTGCCACCCCGGGACTCGACGACTTCGAACGGCCCGAACTCAAGTCCGTCTCCGACGCCCTCGTCGGGGATCTACAGGACATCTCCGAGCGGAAAGAACGGGAGGAAAACCGGATCGTCGAACTGGAAAACGAACTCGAAAAGAAAGAGAAACGCATCGAAACACTCGAGGACGAACTCGAGTCCGCGCGGGACGTCTCGAGTGCAGCGAAGCAGATGGCCGACGCACTGACGCGGCCCGAGACCGTCCAGACCCACCTCCCGAACACCGACCAGGATCGGCGCCGACTCCACGACGAACTGGCCGACCTCGAGGCGGAACGTGACGACCTCGAAGCCGAACGTGACGATCTCGAAGCGAAACTCGCCGATCGGGACGACCGGATCGACGACCTCGCAGCGGAAGTCGCTCGACTCAGTTCGGTGAACGAACGGCTTCGCGAGCGCCTCGACGAAGCGGAGCGTGACTCCGGGAACGGATCCGAATCCGCGCCGACCGAGGACAGGATCGTGCAGGCCGCCGGTGAGGATCACGAGTTCGGATACGCGAACGTCGACGAGTCGAACCCGGAGGGGGAGATCCTCGTCGCGGACGCCGACACGAACGGCCGCGTCGAATTCGGACCGACGTGGCTCGACGACAGGATCACCCGCGCCTGCGATAATTCGCAGTGTTCGAAGCCGACGGCGCGGGAAATCGTGACCGAACTCGCCCGATCGGGCCCGCTCGAGTCGGAAGCGGTCGCACGGAGCGTCGGCCGGTCGCCGGTCGCCGTCCAGAGTTTGCTCTCGGAACTCCGGACCGAGTCCGTCCTCGATCGGCCCGCCGAACGAACCTACACGCTGAGCGAGACGGCCCGATCGAAACTCAGGTCGGCCGTCGCCGGGGACTGA
- a CDS encoding DUF555 domain-containing protein has protein sequence MNCRVVVEAAVPVFDVETEDEAIRIAISKTGEMLNPDLNYVEINMGERTAPSGEELPPAFIAADEALVALELEMTVFNVEREEHASRIARKEIGQRLENIPLEVTQVDVLEDEDDEDEDEETTSSADADSTDTPDTGSEDDETASNDEGDEDDEILPEFEDLVE, from the coding sequence ATGAACTGCAGGGTTGTCGTCGAAGCTGCCGTGCCGGTATTCGACGTCGAGACGGAGGACGAGGCGATTCGGATCGCCATCTCGAAGACGGGCGAGATGTTGAACCCTGACCTGAACTACGTCGAGATCAACATGGGCGAGCGGACCGCTCCATCGGGAGAGGAACTCCCGCCCGCGTTCATCGCCGCGGACGAGGCGCTCGTCGCCCTCGAACTCGAGATGACCGTCTTCAACGTCGAGCGCGAGGAACACGCCTCGCGCATCGCACGCAAGGAGATCGGTCAACGGCTCGAAAACATCCCGCTCGAGGTGACGCAAGTCGATGTACTGGAGGACGAAGACGACGAGGACGAAGACGAAGAGACGACGTCGTCAGCCGACGCCGACTCGACCGACACCCCTGACACCGGTTCCGAGGACGACGAAACGGCGTCGAACGACGAGGGTGACGAGGACGACGAGATCCTCCCCGAGTTCGAAGACCTCGTCGAGTAA